A genomic window from Sorex araneus isolate mSorAra2 chromosome 2, mSorAra2.pri, whole genome shotgun sequence includes:
- the LRRC8E gene encoding volume-regulated anion channel subunit LRRC8E, giving the protein MIPVAEFKQFTEQQPAFKVLKPWWDVLAEYLTVAMLMIGVFGCTLQVTQDKIICLPSHESRENQSEAPCQQLLPRGVTEQGGGLREVSGLKNNLDLQQYSFINQLCYETALHWYAKYFPYLVVIHTLIFMVCTSFWFKFPGTSSKIEHFISILGKCFDSPWTTRALSEVSGENNKGPVVGRTVAAAAAVVTVTGPGKAAEGEKEKVLPEPEKVVTEPPVVTLLDKKEGEQAKALFEKVKKFRVHVEEGDILYTMYIRQTVLKVCKFLAILVYNVVYVEKISFLVSCRVETSEVTGYASFCCNHTKAHLFSKLAFCYISFVCVYGLTCLYTLYWLFHRPLKEYSFRSVREETGMGDIPDVKNDFAFMLHLIDQYDSLYSKRFAVFLSEVSESRLKQLNLNHEWTPEKLRQKLQRNARGRQELALCMLPGLPDTVFELGSEVEALRLEAVGDITFPPGLSQLVQLQELSLLHSPARLPFSSQIFLRDRLKVMRVKCEELREVPLWVFGLRGLEELHLEGLFPPELARAANLESLRELKQLKVLSLRSNAGKVPASVTDVAGHLQRLSLHNDGARLVALNSLKKLAALRELELVACGLERIPHAVFSLGALQELDLQDNHLRSIEEILSFQHCRKLVTLRLWHNQIAYVPEHVRKLRGLEQLYLSHNKLETLPSQLGMCSGLRLLDVAHNGLRALPPELGLLQNLQHLALSYNALEALPEELFSCRKLRTLLLGYNHLSQLSPLVGFLRALSRLELKGNRLEALPEELGSCGGLKRAGLLVEDALYDALPAEVRDRMEEE; this is encoded by the exons ATGATTCCCGTGGCCGAGTTTAAGCAGTTCACGGAGCAGCAGCCTGCCTTCAAGGTGCTGAAACCCTGGTGGGATGTGCTGGCTGAATACCTCACCGTGGCCATGCTCATGATTGGGGTCTTTGGCTGCACCCTCCAG GTGACACAGGACAAGATCATCTGTCTGCCTAGTCATGAGTCTCGGGAGAATCAGTCTGAAGCCCCCTGCCAGCAGCTGCTCCCGAGGGGGGTCACGGAGCAGGGGGGCGGCCTGCGGGAGGTCAGCGGCCTCAAAAACAACCTGGACCTGCAGCAGTATAGCTTCATCAACCAGCTGTGCTATGAGACGGCTCTCCACTGGTACGCCAAGTACTTCCCCTACCTGGTGGTCATCCACACGCTTATCTTCATGGTGTGCACCAGTTTCTGGTTCAAGTTCCCGGGCACCAGCTCCAAGATCGAGCACTTCATCTCCATCCTGGGCAAGTGTTTTGACTCGCCCTGGACCACACGGGCCCTGTCCGAGGTCTCTGGGGAGAATAACAAAGGCCCTGTGGTAGGCCGgacggtggcggcggcggcagctgTGGTCACTGTGACCGGGCCAGGGAAGGCGGCTGAGGGTGAAAAGGAGAAGGTGCTGCCCGAGCCTGAGAAGGTAGTGACTGAGCCACCGGTGGTCACCCTGCTGGACAAGAAGGAGGGTGAACAGGCCAAGGCCCTGTTTGAGAAGGTCAAGAAGTTCCGTGTCCACGTAGAAGAAGGGGACATCCTGTATACCATGTACATCCGGCAGACAGTGCTCAAG GTTTGCAAGTTCTTGGCCATTCTGGTCTACAACGTGGTCTACGTCGAGAAGATCAGCTTCCTGGTGTCGTGCCGGGTGGAGACGTCCGAGGTGACGGGTTATGCCAGCTTCTGCTGCAACCACACCAAGGCCCACCTCTTCTCCAAGCTGGCCTTCTGCTACATCTCCTTCGTGTGCGTCTACGGGCTCACGTGCCTCTACACGCTCTACTGGCTGTTCCACCGACCCCTCAAGGAATATTCCTTCCGCTCGGTGCGCGAGGAGACGGGCATGGGGGACATCCCCGATGTCAAGAACGACTTCGCCTTCATGCTCCACCTCATCGACCAGTACGACTCGCTCTACTCCAAGCGCTTCGCCGTCTTCCTCTCCGAGGTCAGCGAGAGCCGCCTCAAACAGCTCAACCTCAACCACGAGTGGACGCCCGAGAAACTGCGCCAGAAACTGCAGCGCAACGCCCGGGGCCGGCAGGAGCTGGCGCTGTGCATGCTCCCGGGCCTTCCGGACACCGTCTTTGAGCTGGGCAGTGAGGTGGAGGCGCTCCGGCTGGAAGCCGTGGGCGACATCACCTTCCCCCCTGGCCTCTCCCAGCTGGTCCAGCTCCAGGAACTCAGTTTGCTACACTCGCCCGCCCGGCTGCCCTTCTCCTCCCAGATCTTCCTGCGGGACCGTCTCAAGGTCATGCGGGTCAAATGTGAGGAACTCAGGGAGGTGCCCCTTTGGGTGTTCGGTCTGCGAGGCCTGGAGGAATTGCACCTCGAGGGGCTCTTCCCCCCGGAACTGGCACGCGCCGCCAACTTGGAGAGCCTCCGGGAGCTCAAACAGCTCAAGGTACTGTCTCTCCGGAGCAACGCCGGCAAGGTGCCGGCCAGCGTGACCGATGTGGCCGGCCACCTGCAGCGGCTCAGCCTGCACAACGACGGGGCGCGCCTGGTGGCGCTCAACAGCCTCAAGAAGCTGGCGGCGCTGCGCGAGCTGGAGCTAGTGGCGTGCGGGCTGGAGCGCATCCCCCACGCCGTCTTCAGCCTGGGCGCGCTGCAGGAGCTGGACCTCCAGGACAACCACCTGCGCTCCATCGAGGAGATCCTCAGCTTCCAGCACTGTCGCAAGCTAGTGACGCTCCGGCTGTGGCACAACCAGATCGCCTACGTCCCCGAGCACGTGCGCAAGCTCCGGGGCCTCGAGCAGCTCTACCTGAGCCACAACAAGCTGGAGACGCTGCCCAGCCAGCTGGGCATGTGCTCGGGTCTCCGCCTGCTGGACGTGGCGCACAACGGGCTGCGGGCACTGCCCCCGGAGCTGGGCCTGCTCCAGAACCTGCAGCACCTGGCCCTCTCCTACAACGCCCTGGAGGCGCTTCCCGAGGAGCTGTTCTCCTGTCGCAAGCTGCGGACTCTGCTTCTGGGCTACAACCACCTGAGCCAGCTCTCTCCCCTAGTCGGGTTCCTCCGGGCTCTCAGCCGCCTGGAGCTCAAGGGCAACCGCTTGGAAGCGCTGCCTGAGGAACTCGGCAGCTGCGGGGGGCTCAAGAGAGCGGGGCTCCTGGTGGAGGATGCCCTGTACGACGCCCTGCCCGCCGAGGTGCGGGACCGGATGGAGGAGGAGTGA